Proteins co-encoded in one Streptomyces sp. JH34 genomic window:
- a CDS encoding IS110 family transposase, which produces MFEIEDVGVFLGLDVGKSAHHGHGLTPAGKKVFDKPLPNSEPKLRAVFDKLTAKFGTVLVIVDQPASIGALPLAVARDTGCRVAYLPGLAMRRIADLYPGEAKTDAKDAAVIADAARTMPHTLRSLELTDEITAELTVLTGFDQDLAAEATRTSNRIRGLLTQFHPSLERVLGPRLDHQAVTWLLERHGSPAALRKAGRRRLVELIRPKAPRMAARLIDDIFDALDEQTVTVPGTGTLDIVVPSLARSLAAVHEQRRALEAQINSLLEAHPLSQVLTSMPGVGVRTAAVLLVTVGDGTNFPTAAHLASYAGLAPTTKSSGTSIHGEHAPRGGNRQLKRAMFLSAFACINADPASRTYYDKQRARGKTHTQALLRLARQRISVLFAMLRDGTFYESRAPKNVELAA; this is translated from the coding sequence ATGTTCGAGATCGAAGACGTGGGCGTGTTCCTCGGCCTGGACGTCGGCAAGTCCGCTCACCACGGGCACGGGCTCACCCCGGCCGGGAAGAAGGTCTTCGACAAGCCGCTGCCGAACAGCGAGCCGAAGCTGCGGGCCGTGTTCGACAAGCTGACCGCGAAGTTCGGCACCGTCCTGGTCATCGTGGACCAGCCCGCCTCCATCGGCGCTCTGCCCCTGGCCGTCGCCCGGGACACCGGCTGTCGCGTCGCCTACCTGCCCGGCCTGGCTATGCGCCGGATCGCCGACCTCTACCCCGGCGAGGCCAAGACCGACGCCAAGGACGCGGCCGTCATTGCCGACGCCGCACGGACCATGCCGCACACCCTGCGCTCGCTCGAACTGACCGACGAGATCACCGCCGAGCTGACCGTGCTGACCGGCTTCGACCAGGACCTGGCCGCCGAGGCCACCCGCACCAGCAACCGGATACGCGGCCTTCTCACCCAGTTCCACCCCAGCCTGGAGCGCGTCCTGGGGCCCCGCCTGGACCACCAAGCCGTCACCTGGCTCCTTGAACGCCACGGCTCCCCGGCCGCCCTGCGCAAAGCCGGCCGACGCCGCCTCGTCGAGCTGATCCGGCCCAAGGCCCCGCGCATGGCCGCACGGCTGATCGACGACATCTTCGACGCCCTGGACGAGCAGACCGTGACCGTTCCCGGCACCGGCACCCTCGACATCGTGGTCCCGTCCCTGGCCCGCTCGCTCGCCGCCGTCCACGAACAGCGCCGGGCCCTGGAAGCCCAGATCAACAGCCTGCTGGAGGCCCACCCTCTTTCCCAAGTCCTGACCTCGATGCCCGGCGTCGGCGTCAGGACCGCCGCAGTCCTGCTGGTCACCGTCGGCGACGGCACCAACTTCCCCACCGCCGCCCACCTGGCTTCCTACGCCGGCCTCGCACCGACGACCAAGTCCTCGGGCACCTCGATCCATGGCGAACACGCGCCCCGCGGCGGGAACCGGCAGCTGAAGCGGGCCATGTTCCTCTCCGCCTTCGCCTGCATAAACGCCGATCCGGCCTCCCGGACCTACTACGACAAGCAGCGAGCCCGCGGCAAAACCCACACCCAAGCCCTTCTCCGCCTCGCCCGCCAGCGCATCAGCGTCCTGTTCGCCATGCTCCGCGACGGCACCTTCTACGAATCGCGGGCGCCCAAGAACGTCGAGCTCGCCGCATAA
- a CDS encoding glycoside hydrolase family 43 protein, producing MKLPRHLSGIAAFALSVLLAAAMCLASAGSARADRTGLRAADPSVLRVGGTYISVQSTGGGIAVRQASSTAALASAPARQVWSDTRDLGEVWAPEIVRDGGRYYIYFSAGRGAAHRMYVIDSAAPDSGYTGETKLALADDKWAIDGTLFTFNGQRWFVWSGWADDTNVEQNLYISRMSSPKAPTGARYVISQPRESWERVVGNPFINEAPEAIKDPNGQLHIVYSANGSWSDRYCLADLRLRAGGDPTYVWDWYKSNGCLFGSARATMMPGWDPTLYVDGPGHHSFVLLDGDIGTSPPAGPRFPLMFHAVAKGTPYSWANRYWYTGTFAWWGDITYSRANVPGSNTSTGWSLKFFE from the coding sequence ATGAAGCTTCCTCGTCACCTTTCCGGTATCGCCGCGTTCGCTCTCTCCGTCCTGCTCGCCGCCGCGATGTGCCTCGCCTCCGCCGGATCCGCGCGGGCCGACCGGACCGGCCTGCGGGCCGCGGACCCCAGCGTCCTGCGCGTCGGCGGCACGTACATCTCGGTGCAGTCGACCGGCGGCGGCATCGCCGTGCGGCAGGCTTCCTCGACGGCGGCCCTCGCCTCGGCACCGGCCCGGCAGGTCTGGTCGGACACCCGCGACCTCGGCGAGGTCTGGGCTCCGGAGATCGTGCGGGACGGCGGCCGCTACTACATCTACTTCTCGGCGGGGCGAGGCGCGGCCCACCGGATGTACGTCATCGACTCGGCCGCACCCGACAGCGGATACACCGGGGAGACGAAGCTCGCGCTGGCCGACGACAAGTGGGCCATCGACGGCACGCTGTTCACCTTCAACGGGCAGCGCTGGTTCGTCTGGTCCGGCTGGGCGGACGACACGAACGTCGAACAGAACCTCTACATCAGCCGGATGAGCAGCCCGAAGGCACCGACCGGAGCACGGTACGTCATCTCGCAGCCGCGGGAGAGCTGGGAAAGGGTGGTGGGCAACCCCTTCATCAACGAGGCGCCCGAGGCGATCAAGGACCCGAACGGTCAGCTGCACATCGTGTACTCCGCCAACGGCAGTTGGAGCGACCGGTACTGCCTGGCCGACCTGCGCCTCAGGGCCGGGGGCGACCCCACCTACGTATGGGACTGGTACAAGTCGAACGGCTGCCTCTTCGGCTCCGCCCGCGCGACGATGATGCCCGGCTGGGACCCCACCCTGTACGTGGACGGACCCGGCCACCACAGCTTCGTCCTGCTGGACGGCGACATCGGCACGAGTCCGCCGGCCGGCCCGCGGTTCCCTCTCATGTTCCACGCGGTGGCGAAGGGGACTCCGTACTCGTGGGCGAACCGGTACTGGTACACGGGTACGTTCGCCTGGTGGGGCGACATCACCTACAGCAGGGCCAACGTCCCCGGCTCCAACACCAGCACCGGCTGGAGCCTCAAGTTCTTCGAGTGA
- a CDS encoding cysteine desulfurase-like protein: MSNDTGHTLDVRAIRSCFPALEAGTARFDAPGGTQTPQQVVDAISETLTRPLANRGVLTEAARNAEAIVAGARSALADLLGSEAGSVVFGRSATQLVYDLARTMAKDWGPGDEVVVSRLDHDSNIRPWVQAAEAVGATVRWADFDPATGELDAGHIEAVLSGRTRLVAVTAASNLIGTCPGVPALAALVHDAGALLHVDAVHYASHVTVDLAALGADTLVCSPYKFLGPHLGVLTGRRELLHSLRPDKLLPSSDDVPERFELGTLPYELLAGATAAVDFLAGLAPGDGSRRERLGRAFTALAAHEDRLRDRIEEGLAALDGVTVYSRAARRTPTTLFTVAGRTPGEVSRQLAARGVDAPAGSFYALEASRRLGLGQEGGVRVGLAPYTCDEDVDRLLDALDVPRR, translated from the coding sequence TTGAGCAACGACACCGGCCACACCCTCGACGTGCGGGCGATCCGATCCTGCTTCCCGGCGCTCGAGGCGGGGACCGCCCGCTTCGACGCGCCGGGCGGCACCCAGACACCCCAGCAGGTCGTCGACGCGATCAGCGAGACGCTCACCCGCCCCCTGGCGAACCGCGGCGTGCTCACGGAGGCCGCGCGCAACGCCGAGGCGATCGTGGCCGGCGCACGGTCGGCCCTGGCCGATCTCCTCGGCTCGGAGGCCGGCTCGGTGGTGTTCGGGCGCAGCGCCACCCAGCTCGTCTACGACCTGGCGCGCACCATGGCCAAGGACTGGGGCCCGGGGGACGAAGTGGTGGTGTCCCGGCTCGATCACGACTCCAACATACGGCCCTGGGTACAGGCCGCCGAGGCCGTGGGGGCTACGGTCCGGTGGGCCGATTTCGACCCCGCGACGGGTGAGCTCGACGCAGGGCACATCGAGGCGGTTCTGTCCGGCCGCACCCGGCTCGTGGCCGTCACGGCCGCCTCCAACCTCATCGGAACCTGCCCCGGCGTCCCCGCCCTCGCCGCCCTGGTGCACGATGCCGGCGCGCTCCTCCACGTCGACGCGGTGCACTACGCCTCCCACGTCACGGTCGACCTGGCCGCGCTCGGTGCGGACACCCTGGTCTGCTCGCCGTACAAGTTCCTCGGACCGCATCTCGGTGTGCTCACCGGCCGGCGGGAGCTGCTCCACAGCCTGCGGCCGGACAAGCTGCTGCCCTCCAGCGACGACGTCCCGGAGCGCTTCGAACTGGGCACGCTTCCCTACGAGTTGCTCGCGGGTGCGACGGCTGCGGTGGACTTCCTCGCCGGGCTCGCCCCCGGTGACGGCAGCCGGCGGGAGCGTCTGGGCCGGGCGTTCACGGCGCTCGCCGCGCACGAGGACCGGCTGCGCGACCGCATCGAGGAAGGACTGGCCGCGCTGGACGGCGTCACCGTCTACTCCCGTGCGGCGCGGCGCACCCCGACCACGCTCTTCACGGTGGCGGGCAGGACCCCCGGGGAGGTGTCCCGGCAGCTGGCCGCACGCGGGGTGGACGCACCGGCCGGGTCCTTCTACGCCTTGGAGGCGTCCCGCCGGCTCGGACTGGGCCAGGAGGGCGGCGTACGGGTCGGCCTCGCGCCCTACACCTGCGACGAGGACGTCGACCGGCTGCTGGACGCGCTCGACGTGCCGCGCCGCTGA
- a CDS encoding CaiB/BaiF CoA-transferase family protein, with amino-acid sequence MAEEAAPAGELPLSGITVVSIEQAVAAPFATRQLADLGARVIKVERPDGGDFARRYDTTVHGQSSYFVWLNRSKESVTLDLKAEQGRKVLEELLSGADVFVQNLAPGAAARMGLAADDLAERFPTLIPCSVTGYGSSGPWADRKAYDLLVQCQTGLVSLTGSAREAARAGVSVADIAAGMYAYSGILTALFTRATRGSVRAVEVSLFEALAEWMGQPAYYTAYSGAQPPRVGTRHATIAPYGTYTAADGKDVLLSVQNEREWASLCERFLGDPGLTDDPRFATGSARVSHREEVDALLAGRVAASGSGEVMELLDAIGIANAPVNDVKQFLEHPVLAGRDRWREVAVPGGETVRALLPPVDLAGTTPRMDAVPAAGEHTRPILAELGYTPGRIAELRAQGVI; translated from the coding sequence ATGGCCGAGGAAGCAGCGCCCGCCGGCGAGCTGCCGTTGTCCGGCATCACCGTCGTGAGCATCGAACAAGCGGTGGCCGCCCCCTTCGCCACCCGCCAGCTCGCCGATCTCGGAGCACGGGTGATCAAGGTGGAGCGCCCGGACGGCGGCGACTTCGCCCGCCGGTACGACACCACGGTGCACGGCCAGTCCAGCTACTTCGTGTGGCTGAACCGCTCCAAGGAATCCGTGACCCTGGACCTCAAAGCGGAACAGGGACGGAAGGTACTGGAGGAACTCCTCTCGGGGGCCGACGTGTTCGTGCAGAATCTCGCGCCAGGTGCGGCCGCGCGCATGGGCCTGGCCGCGGACGACCTGGCGGAGCGGTTCCCGACGCTGATCCCGTGCTCGGTCACCGGCTACGGATCGAGCGGGCCCTGGGCGGACCGAAAGGCGTACGACCTGCTGGTGCAGTGCCAGACAGGCCTGGTCTCCCTCACCGGTAGCGCCCGTGAGGCCGCCCGGGCCGGGGTGTCGGTCGCCGACATCGCCGCGGGCATGTACGCCTACAGCGGCATCCTCACCGCGCTGTTCACGCGTGCCACCCGCGGCTCCGTGCGCGCCGTGGAGGTCTCGCTGTTCGAGGCGCTCGCCGAGTGGATGGGGCAGCCCGCCTACTACACGGCGTACAGCGGTGCGCAGCCGCCGAGGGTCGGCACCCGGCACGCCACCATCGCCCCGTACGGCACCTACACCGCGGCCGACGGCAAGGACGTACTGCTCTCCGTGCAGAACGAACGCGAATGGGCCTCCCTCTGCGAGCGGTTCCTCGGCGACCCCGGCCTCACCGACGACCCCCGCTTCGCCACCGGCTCCGCCCGCGTGAGCCACCGCGAGGAGGTCGACGCACTCCTGGCCGGTCGTGTCGCGGCGTCGGGCAGCGGTGAGGTGATGGAGCTTCTCGACGCCATCGGCATCGCCAACGCCCCCGTGAACGACGTGAAGCAGTTCCTGGAGCATCCCGTACTGGCCGGCCGGGACCGCTGGCGGGAGGTGGCCGTACCCGGCGGAGAGACGGTGAGGGCGCTGCTGCCGCCCGTCGACCTGGCGGGCACCACCCCACGCATGGACGCCGTACCCGCGGCCGGCGAGCACACCCGGCCCATCCTGGCGGAACTCGGATACACGCCCGGGCGGATCGCGGAACTGCGGGCCCAGGGCGTCATCTGA
- a CDS encoding gluconate:H+ symporter: MPLVVVGISVVALLLLMTRMKLNGFAALLLVAVGVALVQGIPAVEIPDVLSAGIGDQIGDTMLTIGLGAMVGRIMGDSGAAQRIAGKLLDAFGPRGVQLAMVVTSMLIGVTMFYEVAFIIIVPIAFTLVRVTGVNLLWVGLPMSISLSTMHSFLPPHPGPTAVAATFHASVGHTLFYGLFIAVPAGALVALLWPRLPFVKAMNPSIPKGLVSEREFTDEEMPGMGWSLFVALFPVVLIAGAAVVDMAASGDSPFLHGVAFVGSAPIALLLALLLAAWAFGPRIGRSLADVGASCASAAQAMAMILLVIGAGGAFKNVLVEGGISDYIKDITESWPVSPIILAWLIAAILRIALGSATVAVVTASGVVLPLLAGSGAHPEMMVLAVSCGSIAFSHVNDPGFWLFKEYFNLSVIQAIKVRTGYTTVLAVLGLGGVLAAEWTLDVIGL; encoded by the coding sequence ATGCCGCTCGTCGTAGTGGGGATCAGCGTCGTGGCGCTGCTGCTCCTGATGACCCGTATGAAACTCAACGGCTTCGCCGCCCTGTTGCTGGTGGCCGTCGGCGTGGCTCTGGTCCAGGGGATACCCGCGGTCGAGATCCCGGACGTCCTCTCGGCGGGCATCGGGGACCAGATCGGCGACACCATGCTCACCATCGGCCTCGGTGCGATGGTCGGGCGGATCATGGGTGACTCCGGAGCGGCCCAGAGGATCGCGGGCAAGCTGCTCGACGCCTTCGGGCCGCGCGGGGTCCAGCTGGCCATGGTGGTCACGTCGATGCTCATCGGCGTGACCATGTTCTACGAGGTCGCCTTCATCATCATCGTGCCGATCGCGTTCACGCTCGTCAGGGTCACCGGGGTGAACCTGCTGTGGGTGGGCCTGCCGATGTCGATCTCACTGTCCACGATGCACAGCTTCCTCCCGCCGCACCCCGGTCCCACCGCCGTCGCCGCGACGTTCCACGCCTCCGTCGGCCACACCCTCTTCTACGGCCTCTTCATCGCCGTGCCGGCCGGTGCGCTCGTCGCGCTGCTGTGGCCGCGGCTGCCGTTCGTGAAGGCGATGAACCCCTCCATACCCAAGGGCCTGGTCAGTGAACGCGAGTTCACGGACGAGGAGATGCCCGGCATGGGGTGGTCGCTGTTCGTGGCGCTCTTCCCGGTGGTGCTGATCGCCGGCGCCGCCGTGGTCGACATGGCCGCGTCCGGCGACAGCCCGTTCCTGCACGGGGTCGCCTTCGTCGGCTCCGCGCCGATCGCTCTCCTGCTGGCCCTCCTCCTGGCGGCCTGGGCCTTCGGGCCGCGGATCGGCCGCAGCCTGGCCGACGTCGGCGCCTCCTGCGCCTCGGCGGCCCAGGCGATGGCGATGATCCTGCTGGTCATCGGTGCGGGCGGAGCGTTCAAGAACGTGCTCGTCGAGGGCGGGATATCCGACTACATCAAGGACATCACGGAGAGCTGGCCCGTCTCGCCGATCATCCTGGCCTGGCTCATCGCCGCCATCCTGCGCATCGCGCTCGGCTCGGCGACGGTCGCCGTGGTCACCGCCTCGGGCGTGGTGCTGCCGCTCCTCGCGGGAAGCGGCGCACACCCCGAGATGATGGTGCTCGCCGTCTCGTGCGGATCGATCGCCTTCTCCCACGTCAACGACCCGGGATTCTGGCTGTTCAAGGAGTACTTCAACCTCTCGGTCATCCAGGCGATCAAGGTCCGCACCGGCTACACGACCGTGCTCGCCGTCCTCGGTCTCGGCGGTGTCCTCGCGGCCGAGTGGACCCTCGACGTCATCGGCCTCTGA
- a CDS encoding pectate lyase, with the protein MRRPVALRLNAALATLAVAAATGVVLSMPEAASAAATGSATGYATQNGGTTGGAGGTTVRATTGTAIHTALCNRATSSTPITIQVEGTINHGNTAKVSGNSCNTAAGVIELKQISNVTLVGVGSGAVFDQLGIHIRESSNIIIQNVTVKNVKKSGSPTSNGGDAIGMESDVRNVWVDHTTLEASGGESEGYDGLFDMKDNTQYVTLSYSTLRNSGRGGLVGSSETELSNGYITYHHNLYENIDSRAPLLRGGIAHIYNNYYVKLNESGINSRAGARAKVDNNYFKDSKDVLGTFYTDAAGYWQVSGNTFDNVTWSAKGSENNPAGPDPKSNTTVSIPYSYSLDNASCVPAIVGATAGANKGLKVSDGSCSPTTPTPTPDPTDPTPDPTDPTEPGGTNLSIGAGSDGSSKASGSSYGNVRDGDMSTYWSPAGSTGSISIKWGTATSVSKVNIREASGSTGTIGSWRLVNGDTGAVLTSGTGAGAVTVPKTSLKKITFEITGSSGTPKVAEFETYAG; encoded by the coding sequence ATGAGACGACCAGTCGCGCTGCGACTCAACGCCGCCCTGGCCACGCTGGCCGTGGCGGCCGCGACCGGCGTGGTGCTGTCGATGCCCGAGGCGGCGTCGGCGGCGGCGACCGGGAGTGCCACCGGATACGCGACCCAGAACGGCGGGACCACCGGCGGTGCCGGCGGGACGACCGTGCGGGCCACCACGGGTACCGCGATCCACACGGCCCTGTGCAACCGGGCCACCAGCAGCACCCCGATCACCATCCAGGTCGAGGGCACGATCAACCACGGCAACACCGCCAAGGTGTCAGGGAACAGCTGCAACACCGCCGCCGGTGTGATCGAGCTCAAGCAGATCAGCAACGTCACGCTCGTCGGCGTCGGCAGCGGTGCCGTCTTCGACCAGCTGGGCATCCACATCCGTGAGTCCAGCAACATCATCATCCAGAACGTGACCGTCAAGAACGTCAAGAAGTCCGGCTCGCCGACGTCCAACGGCGGTGACGCCATCGGCATGGAGAGCGACGTCCGCAACGTCTGGGTCGACCACACGACCCTGGAGGCCTCGGGCGGCGAGTCGGAGGGCTACGACGGCCTCTTCGACATGAAGGACAACACCCAGTACGTCACGCTGTCCTACAGCACCCTGCGCAACTCCGGCCGTGGCGGCCTGGTCGGTTCCAGCGAGACCGAGCTCTCGAACGGCTACATCACGTACCACCACAACCTCTACGAGAACATCGACTCGCGGGCACCCCTGCTGCGTGGGGGCATCGCCCACATCTACAACAACTACTACGTGAAGCTCAACGAGTCCGGGATCAACTCCCGGGCCGGAGCAAGGGCCAAGGTCGACAACAACTACTTCAAGGACTCCAAGGACGTCCTGGGCACGTTCTACACGGACGCGGCCGGATACTGGCAGGTCAGCGGCAACACCTTCGACAACGTGACCTGGTCCGCCAAGGGCAGCGAGAACAACCCGGCCGGTCCCGACCCGAAGTCCAACACCACCGTCAGCATTCCCTACTCCTACAGCCTGGACAACGCGAGCTGCGTCCCGGCGATCGTGGGTGCGACCGCGGGCGCCAACAAGGGGCTGAAGGTGTCGGACGGCAGCTGCTCGCCGACGACACCCACTCCCACGCCGGACCCCACGGACCCGACACCGGACCCGACCGACCCCACCGAGCCCGGCGGCACCAACCTCAGCATCGGTGCCGGATCCGACGGCTCCAGCAAGGCGAGCGGATCCAGCTACGGCAATGTGCGGGACGGTGACATGAGCACCTACTGGTCCCCGGCCGGCTCGACCGGTTCCATCTCGATCAAGTGGGGGACCGCCACCTCCGTGTCGAAGGTCAACATCCGCGAGGCGTCGGGTTCCACCGGCACCATCGGATCCTGGCGGCTCGTCAACGGTGACACCGGCGCGGTCCTTACCTCCGGTACCGGCGCCGGCGCCGTCACCGTCCCCAAGACCTCGCTGAAGAAGATCACCTTCGAGATCACCGGTTCGTCCGGGACCCCGAAGGTCGCCGAGTTCGAGACGTACGCCGGGTAG
- a CDS encoding IclR family transcriptional regulator, whose amino-acid sequence MPENSGVRGVKSASRTVALLELLAARGDRPARLDELAGELGVPRSSMYQLLRTLVDCGWVRTDTTGSLYGIGIRALHTGTSYLDSDPHVRAARPYLDEASDALGETIHLARLDGSSVVYLATRESHEYVRTLDRVGRRIPAHAGALGKALLAERPDDRLPLPEGPLTPRTENTHTERATLLADLAGVRERGYSIDREETVTGIAGFGFALRYDSPAVDAISCSVPVARLGEDHERRVVAVMRDIRTKIESVLSPASGAPDWR is encoded by the coding sequence ATGCCGGAGAACAGCGGGGTCCGTGGGGTGAAGTCGGCGTCCCGTACGGTCGCCCTGCTCGAACTCCTCGCCGCCCGGGGCGACCGGCCGGCGCGGCTCGACGAACTCGCCGGGGAACTCGGCGTACCGCGCAGCAGCATGTACCAGCTGCTGCGGACCCTCGTCGACTGCGGCTGGGTACGCACCGACACGACCGGCTCCCTGTACGGCATCGGCATCCGCGCCCTGCACACGGGGACGAGCTATCTGGACAGCGATCCGCATGTGCGCGCGGCGCGGCCCTATCTCGACGAGGCCTCGGACGCGCTCGGCGAGACGATCCATCTGGCACGGCTCGACGGCTCGAGCGTCGTGTACCTCGCGACGCGCGAGTCCCACGAGTACGTACGCACCCTCGACCGGGTCGGCCGCCGCATCCCGGCGCACGCCGGAGCGCTCGGCAAGGCCCTGCTCGCCGAGCGCCCGGACGATCGGCTGCCGCTCCCCGAGGGGCCCCTGACGCCCCGTACGGAGAACACGCACACCGAACGCGCCACGCTGCTGGCAGACCTCGCCGGGGTGCGCGAGCGCGGCTACTCGATCGACCGCGAGGAGACGGTGACGGGCATCGCCGGCTTCGGCTTCGCCCTGCGGTACGACTCACCGGCCGTCGACGCCATCAGTTGCTCGGTGCCGGTGGCGCGGCTCGGCGAGGACCACGAGAGGCGGGTCGTGGCGGTCATGCGGGACATCCGGACCAAGATCGAGAGCGTCCTGTCCCCCGCGTCCGGCGCCCCCGACTGGCGCTGA